Proteins from one Candidatus Cloacimonadota bacterium genomic window:
- a CDS encoding epoxyqueuosine reductase QueH, with translation MKNKKLLFHVCCAPCFVAPYFHLKDEFDLMGFWYNPNIHPYTEYAKRLEEVKKFERKEKCRIIYKDEYQLEKWLQNVVFRENRRCDYCYYDRLLNTAIYAKRGNFDYFTSTLLYSKFQQHEKIITIGNDLAKKYGVKFLSRDLREYWKEGIRLSKERNMYRQQYCGCIYSERERYYIKR, from the coding sequence ATGAAAAATAAAAAACTTCTCTTCCACGTTTGTTGTGCTCCATGTTTTGTGGCACCCTATTTCCATCTCAAAGATGAATTTGATCTGATGGGATTCTGGTATAATCCAAATATTCATCCTTACACGGAATATGCGAAGCGGTTGGAAGAAGTGAAAAAATTTGAAAGAAAGGAGAAATGCAGAATTATTTATAAAGATGAATACCAACTTGAAAAATGGTTGCAAAACGTGGTTTTTCGAGAAAACCGCCGATGCGATTATTGTTATTATGACCGATTGCTAAATACGGCAATCTACGCCAAAAGAGGAAATTTTGATTATTTTACTTCCACGCTTTTATACAGCAAATTTCAGCAACATGAAAAAATAATTACGATTGGAAATGATCTGGCAAAAAAATACGGAGTGAAATTTCTTTCGCGTGATTTGCGTGAATATTGGAAAGAGGGAATTCGACTTTCCAAAGAAAGAAATATGTATCGTCAGCAATATTGCGGTTGCATTTATAGTGAAAGAGAACGGTATTATATAAAGAGGTAA